One window from the genome of Ovis canadensis isolate MfBH-ARS-UI-01 breed Bighorn chromosome 21, ARS-UI_OviCan_v2, whole genome shotgun sequence encodes:
- the RPLP2 gene encoding large ribosomal subunit protein P2, whose product MRYVASYLLAALGGNSSPSAKDIKKILDSVGIEADDDRLNKVISELNGKNIEDVIAQGIGKLASVPAGGAVAVSAAPGSAAPAAGSAPAAAEEKKEEKKEESEESDDDMGFGLFD is encoded by the exons ATGCGTTACGTTGCCTCCTACTTGCTGGCCGCCCTCGGGGGCAATTCCTCCCCCAGCGCCAAGGACATCAAAAAGATCCTGGACAGCGTGGGCATCGAGGCAGACGACGACCGGCTCAACAAG GTCATCAGTGAGCTCAACGGAAAGAACATTGAGGACGTCATTGCCCAGG GTATCGGCAAGCTGGCCAGCGTGCCTGCCGGCGGGGCTGTGGCCGTCTCTGCTGCCCCAGGATCGGCAGCACCCGCTGCGGGTTCTGCTCCAGCCGCAG cggaggagaagaaggaggagaagaaggaagagtcGGAGGAGTCAGATGACGACATGGGCTTCGGCCTGTTTGACTAG